In one Panulirus ornatus isolate Po-2019 chromosome 25, ASM3632096v1, whole genome shotgun sequence genomic region, the following are encoded:
- the Bulli gene encoding regulator of MON1-CCZ1 complex isoform X2 → MDQLGDKNGYLELSQNPIRFEPVSKVTNVFFDDTSKEVLSVRGGGTLGVVVRGVGRDHTFRMEDRGTISSLKFSPDHTVLAVQRSKNAVELLTYTDGEVGPGSVQECRAKGANLLGFIWTHNDDLVLVTDHGIEFYLVAKDRVGVRHIRTYNLSCSWFVWSMECSLLLLCIGSSPTSTTLQPFIFKPGQSSKLTKFEVEVSSATHSPGVTLGERDVCVGTIYGSVSICVLRHPSTPTVAAHLDVYTQNKDGAFKRTHICRLELTGRFAVNIIDSLIIVHHQASKTSLLFDILLGGEVNGGITSVYAVTVPKSIQPFSLVEPDAVPSTTSQPISVPCELYAPTWVVFQPDIVIDARLGCMWHLRLHLDCWANAMEDKSQLVDCLLRRKQAKPLVLSVVREVVESGQLASLGQIFDKINMAYRQHLNTVLQSQMGESVSAPVVSSTVPERRGVVIEQADMYSSVLAPLMEEAEKEETRQKDDASQGSTQTKVSPKMVVGVVIEYTRSLGAVGVTVQHFLYELVINALVRARQFYQLHQLLQYHVLADSKPLACLLLSLVGVYSAGQQLSLDMLCRLNTAHDEIIEVLLSQHQVTPALRYARSVGLAESVSARKFLEASMVSGDPKVFYSTFTFFWLRNARLRGSAAFAKGEHCDVYVEHYKKLYGELPDYGSLQP, encoded by the exons ATGGATCAGTTAGGAGATAAGAATGGATATCTAGAACTATCTCAAAATCCTATCAGATTCGAACCTGTGAGCAAAGTTACTAATGTATTCTTTGACGACACAAGTAAAGAG GTCCTCAGTGTCCGTGGTGGTGGGACGTTAGGAGTAGTAGTGAGGGGTGTTGGCCGTGACCATACATTTCGGATGGAGGATCGTGGAACCATTTCTTCCCTTAAATTTTCACCAGACCATACAGTTTTAGCTGTTCAGCGAAGCAAGAAtgcagtg GAATTACTTACTTACACCGATGGTGAAGTTGGGCCTGGGAGTGTCCAAGAATGTCGAGCAAAAGGTGCAAACCTTTTGGGGTTTATTTGGACACACAATGATGACTTGGTATTGGTAACAGACCATGGAATTGAATTTTATCTG GTTGCAAAGGATCGTGTTGGTGTTCGTCATATCCGTACATACAACCTTTCTTGCTCATGGTTTGTTTGGAGCATGGAATGCTCACTATTGCTCCTGTGCATTGGGTCTTCTCCTACCTCCACTACCCTTCAGCCCTTCATTTTCAAGCCAGGGCAGTCCAGCAAACTGAccaaatttgaag TTGAAGTAAGCAGTGCCACTCACTCTCCTGGTGTCACATTGGGCGAACGAGATGTATGTGTTGGCACTATATACGGTTCAGTGTCCATCTGTGTTTTGCgccacccatccacacccacagttGCTGCACACCTTGATGTCTACACCCAGAATAA AGATGGAGCTTTTAAGCGGACTCACATTTGCCGACTGGAGTTAACAGGGCGTTTTGCAGTTAATATTATTGATAGCCTTATAATTGTACATCATCAGGCCTCTAAG ACATCCCTTCTCTTTGACATCCTACTTGGTGGAGAAGTAAATGGAGGAATAACTTCTGTTTATGCAGTTACAGTGCCCAAATCTATTCAGCCATTTTCTCTAGTGGAACCTGATGCCGTCCCTTCCACAACCTCCCAGCCTATCTCTGTTCCTTGTGAACTATATGCACCCACTTGGGTTGTGTTTCAG CCAGATATTGTTATTGATGCTCGTCTTGGGTGCATGTGGCACTTACGGCTGCATTTGGATTGCTGGGCCAATGCAATGGAGGATAAGAGTCAGCTTGTGGATTGTCTCCTTAGAAGAAAGCAAG CAAAACCCCTTGTTTTGTCTGTTGTAAGAGAAGTTGTGGAATCGGGTCAGTTAGCATCGTTAGGCCAAATATTTGATAAAATTAATATGGCCTATAGACAGCATCTTAATACTGTTCTGCAGTCACAG ATGGGAGAAAGTGTGAGTGCTCCAGTAGTTTCAAGCACTGTTCCTGAGAGGAGAGGTGTGGTCATTGAACAAGCTGATATGTACAGTAGTGTCCTGGCTCCACTTATGGAAGAAGCGGAGAAGGAGGAAACACGACAAAAAGATGATGCAAGCCAAG GTTCGACCCAGACTAAAGTATCTCCAAAAATGGTGGTTGGAGTAGTGATCGAGTATACACGGTCCTTGGGGGCTGTTGGAGTAACTGTCCAGCATTTTTTGTATGAGCTAGTCATCAATGCCCTTGTCCGAGCTCGTCAGTTTTATCAACTGCATCAGCTTCTTCAGTACCATGTTTTGGCAGATTCAAAGCCTCTG GCTTGCTTGCTACTGTCTCTGGTGGGTGTATATTCTGCAGGCCAGCAATTGAGTTTGGACATGTTGTGTCGTCTCAACACTGCCCATGATGAAATTATTGAAGTGTTACTTTCACAGCATCAGGTCACCCCAGCACTAAG ATATGCTCGAAGTGTTGGGCTTGCTGAGTCTGTATCTGCTCGAAAGTTTCTCGAGGCTTCCATGGTAAGTGGTGACCCAAAGGTGTTCTACTCAACATTCACCTTTTTTTGGCTCCGCAATGCAAGACTTCGTGGCAGTGCAGCTTTTGCCAAAG GTGAACACTGTGATGTGTATGTTGAACATTACAAGAAACTATATGGAGAACTTCCTGACTATGGTTCTCTGCAGCCTTAA
- the Bulli gene encoding regulator of MON1-CCZ1 complex isoform X1 has product MDQLGDKNGYLELSQNPIRFEPVSKVTNVFFDDTSKEVLSVRGGGTLGVVVRGVGRDHTFRMEDRGTISSLKFSPDHTVLAVQRSKNAVELLTYTDGEVGPGSVQECRAKGANLLGFIWTHNDDLVLVTDHGIEFYLIQQVAKDRVGVRHIRTYNLSCSWFVWSMECSLLLLCIGSSPTSTTLQPFIFKPGQSSKLTKFEVEVSSATHSPGVTLGERDVCVGTIYGSVSICVLRHPSTPTVAAHLDVYTQNKDGAFKRTHICRLELTGRFAVNIIDSLIIVHHQASKTSLLFDILLGGEVNGGITSVYAVTVPKSIQPFSLVEPDAVPSTTSQPISVPCELYAPTWVVFQPDIVIDARLGCMWHLRLHLDCWANAMEDKSQLVDCLLRRKQAKPLVLSVVREVVESGQLASLGQIFDKINMAYRQHLNTVLQSQMGESVSAPVVSSTVPERRGVVIEQADMYSSVLAPLMEEAEKEETRQKDDASQGSTQTKVSPKMVVGVVIEYTRSLGAVGVTVQHFLYELVINALVRARQFYQLHQLLQYHVLADSKPLACLLLSLVGVYSAGQQLSLDMLCRLNTAHDEIIEVLLSQHQVTPALRYARSVGLAESVSARKFLEASMVSGDPKVFYSTFTFFWLRNARLRGSAAFAKGEHCDVYVEHYKKLYGELPDYGSLQP; this is encoded by the exons ATGGATCAGTTAGGAGATAAGAATGGATATCTAGAACTATCTCAAAATCCTATCAGATTCGAACCTGTGAGCAAAGTTACTAATGTATTCTTTGACGACACAAGTAAAGAG GTCCTCAGTGTCCGTGGTGGTGGGACGTTAGGAGTAGTAGTGAGGGGTGTTGGCCGTGACCATACATTTCGGATGGAGGATCGTGGAACCATTTCTTCCCTTAAATTTTCACCAGACCATACAGTTTTAGCTGTTCAGCGAAGCAAGAAtgcagtg GAATTACTTACTTACACCGATGGTGAAGTTGGGCCTGGGAGTGTCCAAGAATGTCGAGCAAAAGGTGCAAACCTTTTGGGGTTTATTTGGACACACAATGATGACTTGGTATTGGTAACAGACCATGGAATTGAATTTTATCTG aTTCAGCAGGTTGCAAAGGATCGTGTTGGTGTTCGTCATATCCGTACATACAACCTTTCTTGCTCATGGTTTGTTTGGAGCATGGAATGCTCACTATTGCTCCTGTGCATTGGGTCTTCTCCTACCTCCACTACCCTTCAGCCCTTCATTTTCAAGCCAGGGCAGTCCAGCAAACTGAccaaatttgaag TTGAAGTAAGCAGTGCCACTCACTCTCCTGGTGTCACATTGGGCGAACGAGATGTATGTGTTGGCACTATATACGGTTCAGTGTCCATCTGTGTTTTGCgccacccatccacacccacagttGCTGCACACCTTGATGTCTACACCCAGAATAA AGATGGAGCTTTTAAGCGGACTCACATTTGCCGACTGGAGTTAACAGGGCGTTTTGCAGTTAATATTATTGATAGCCTTATAATTGTACATCATCAGGCCTCTAAG ACATCCCTTCTCTTTGACATCCTACTTGGTGGAGAAGTAAATGGAGGAATAACTTCTGTTTATGCAGTTACAGTGCCCAAATCTATTCAGCCATTTTCTCTAGTGGAACCTGATGCCGTCCCTTCCACAACCTCCCAGCCTATCTCTGTTCCTTGTGAACTATATGCACCCACTTGGGTTGTGTTTCAG CCAGATATTGTTATTGATGCTCGTCTTGGGTGCATGTGGCACTTACGGCTGCATTTGGATTGCTGGGCCAATGCAATGGAGGATAAGAGTCAGCTTGTGGATTGTCTCCTTAGAAGAAAGCAAG CAAAACCCCTTGTTTTGTCTGTTGTAAGAGAAGTTGTGGAATCGGGTCAGTTAGCATCGTTAGGCCAAATATTTGATAAAATTAATATGGCCTATAGACAGCATCTTAATACTGTTCTGCAGTCACAG ATGGGAGAAAGTGTGAGTGCTCCAGTAGTTTCAAGCACTGTTCCTGAGAGGAGAGGTGTGGTCATTGAACAAGCTGATATGTACAGTAGTGTCCTGGCTCCACTTATGGAAGAAGCGGAGAAGGAGGAAACACGACAAAAAGATGATGCAAGCCAAG GTTCGACCCAGACTAAAGTATCTCCAAAAATGGTGGTTGGAGTAGTGATCGAGTATACACGGTCCTTGGGGGCTGTTGGAGTAACTGTCCAGCATTTTTTGTATGAGCTAGTCATCAATGCCCTTGTCCGAGCTCGTCAGTTTTATCAACTGCATCAGCTTCTTCAGTACCATGTTTTGGCAGATTCAAAGCCTCTG GCTTGCTTGCTACTGTCTCTGGTGGGTGTATATTCTGCAGGCCAGCAATTGAGTTTGGACATGTTGTGTCGTCTCAACACTGCCCATGATGAAATTATTGAAGTGTTACTTTCACAGCATCAGGTCACCCCAGCACTAAG ATATGCTCGAAGTGTTGGGCTTGCTGAGTCTGTATCTGCTCGAAAGTTTCTCGAGGCTTCCATGGTAAGTGGTGACCCAAAGGTGTTCTACTCAACATTCACCTTTTTTTGGCTCCGCAATGCAAGACTTCGTGGCAGTGCAGCTTTTGCCAAAG GTGAACACTGTGATGTGTATGTTGAACATTACAAGAAACTATATGGAGAACTTCCTGACTATGGTTCTCTGCAGCCTTAA
- the Bulli gene encoding regulator of MON1-CCZ1 complex isoform X3 has translation MDQLGDKNGYLELSQNPIRFEPVSKVTNVFFDDTSKEELLTYTDGEVGPGSVQECRAKGANLLGFIWTHNDDLVLVTDHGIEFYLIQQVAKDRVGVRHIRTYNLSCSWFVWSMECSLLLLCIGSSPTSTTLQPFIFKPGQSSKLTKFEVEVSSATHSPGVTLGERDVCVGTIYGSVSICVLRHPSTPTVAAHLDVYTQNKDGAFKRTHICRLELTGRFAVNIIDSLIIVHHQASKTSLLFDILLGGEVNGGITSVYAVTVPKSIQPFSLVEPDAVPSTTSQPISVPCELYAPTWVVFQPDIVIDARLGCMWHLRLHLDCWANAMEDKSQLVDCLLRRKQAKPLVLSVVREVVESGQLASLGQIFDKINMAYRQHLNTVLQSQMGESVSAPVVSSTVPERRGVVIEQADMYSSVLAPLMEEAEKEETRQKDDASQGSTQTKVSPKMVVGVVIEYTRSLGAVGVTVQHFLYELVINALVRARQFYQLHQLLQYHVLADSKPLACLLLSLVGVYSAGQQLSLDMLCRLNTAHDEIIEVLLSQHQVTPALRYARSVGLAESVSARKFLEASMVSGDPKVFYSTFTFFWLRNARLRGSAAFAKGEHCDVYVEHYKKLYGELPDYGSLQP, from the exons ATGGATCAGTTAGGAGATAAGAATGGATATCTAGAACTATCTCAAAATCCTATCAGATTCGAACCTGTGAGCAAAGTTACTAATGTATTCTTTGACGACACAAGTAAAGAG GAATTACTTACTTACACCGATGGTGAAGTTGGGCCTGGGAGTGTCCAAGAATGTCGAGCAAAAGGTGCAAACCTTTTGGGGTTTATTTGGACACACAATGATGACTTGGTATTGGTAACAGACCATGGAATTGAATTTTATCTG aTTCAGCAGGTTGCAAAGGATCGTGTTGGTGTTCGTCATATCCGTACATACAACCTTTCTTGCTCATGGTTTGTTTGGAGCATGGAATGCTCACTATTGCTCCTGTGCATTGGGTCTTCTCCTACCTCCACTACCCTTCAGCCCTTCATTTTCAAGCCAGGGCAGTCCAGCAAACTGAccaaatttgaag TTGAAGTAAGCAGTGCCACTCACTCTCCTGGTGTCACATTGGGCGAACGAGATGTATGTGTTGGCACTATATACGGTTCAGTGTCCATCTGTGTTTTGCgccacccatccacacccacagttGCTGCACACCTTGATGTCTACACCCAGAATAA AGATGGAGCTTTTAAGCGGACTCACATTTGCCGACTGGAGTTAACAGGGCGTTTTGCAGTTAATATTATTGATAGCCTTATAATTGTACATCATCAGGCCTCTAAG ACATCCCTTCTCTTTGACATCCTACTTGGTGGAGAAGTAAATGGAGGAATAACTTCTGTTTATGCAGTTACAGTGCCCAAATCTATTCAGCCATTTTCTCTAGTGGAACCTGATGCCGTCCCTTCCACAACCTCCCAGCCTATCTCTGTTCCTTGTGAACTATATGCACCCACTTGGGTTGTGTTTCAG CCAGATATTGTTATTGATGCTCGTCTTGGGTGCATGTGGCACTTACGGCTGCATTTGGATTGCTGGGCCAATGCAATGGAGGATAAGAGTCAGCTTGTGGATTGTCTCCTTAGAAGAAAGCAAG CAAAACCCCTTGTTTTGTCTGTTGTAAGAGAAGTTGTGGAATCGGGTCAGTTAGCATCGTTAGGCCAAATATTTGATAAAATTAATATGGCCTATAGACAGCATCTTAATACTGTTCTGCAGTCACAG ATGGGAGAAAGTGTGAGTGCTCCAGTAGTTTCAAGCACTGTTCCTGAGAGGAGAGGTGTGGTCATTGAACAAGCTGATATGTACAGTAGTGTCCTGGCTCCACTTATGGAAGAAGCGGAGAAGGAGGAAACACGACAAAAAGATGATGCAAGCCAAG GTTCGACCCAGACTAAAGTATCTCCAAAAATGGTGGTTGGAGTAGTGATCGAGTATACACGGTCCTTGGGGGCTGTTGGAGTAACTGTCCAGCATTTTTTGTATGAGCTAGTCATCAATGCCCTTGTCCGAGCTCGTCAGTTTTATCAACTGCATCAGCTTCTTCAGTACCATGTTTTGGCAGATTCAAAGCCTCTG GCTTGCTTGCTACTGTCTCTGGTGGGTGTATATTCTGCAGGCCAGCAATTGAGTTTGGACATGTTGTGTCGTCTCAACACTGCCCATGATGAAATTATTGAAGTGTTACTTTCACAGCATCAGGTCACCCCAGCACTAAG ATATGCTCGAAGTGTTGGGCTTGCTGAGTCTGTATCTGCTCGAAAGTTTCTCGAGGCTTCCATGGTAAGTGGTGACCCAAAGGTGTTCTACTCAACATTCACCTTTTTTTGGCTCCGCAATGCAAGACTTCGTGGCAGTGCAGCTTTTGCCAAAG GTGAACACTGTGATGTGTATGTTGAACATTACAAGAAACTATATGGAGAACTTCCTGACTATGGTTCTCTGCAGCCTTAA